In Oncorhynchus clarkii lewisi isolate Uvic-CL-2024 unplaced genomic scaffold, UVic_Ocla_1.0 unplaced_contig_1910_pilon_pilon, whole genome shotgun sequence, a single genomic region encodes these proteins:
- the LOC139400301 gene encoding potassium voltage-gated channel subfamily A member 3-like — translation MDDHLSLLQSPPSSITKTHQDHADLRDRDTLVNHGYTETDIDVMTVVACGGDNMLEELVTLPGHHSLDRYERNQPDHECCERVVVNISGLRFETQLKTLSQFPETLLGDPKKRM, via the coding sequence ATGGACGACCACCTCAGTCTCCTTCAATCCCCACCGTCTTCCATTACCAAGACCCACCAGGACCACGCCGACCTCCGAGACCGCGACACCCTCGTAAACCAcggatacacagagacagacatcgaTGTGATGACGGTGGTGGCGTGTGGCGGAGACAACATGTTGGAGGAGTTGGTGACTCTACCAGGTCACCACTCTCTGGACCGGTACGAACGGAATCAACCGGACCACGAGTGCTGTGAGCGCGTAGTCGTCAACATCTCTGGGCTGCGCTTCGAGACTCAACTGAAGACCCTCTCCCAGTTCCCTGAGACCCTGCTGGGGGACCCCAAGAAGAGAATGAG